A genomic window from Bacteroidota bacterium includes:
- a CDS encoding DUF5686 and carboxypeptidase regulatory-like domain-containing protein: MRKFHFFLKTLTFIVLILIQNIELSAQTSNNNLKFISGQVLDQENEPLPFVNIYVEGSTHGVTSNLEGYFTLGIDNNVSCNLVFRYVGFKKQTIIIPIGKNPSPLKVVLSVENVQLSEFVISANREDPAYPIIRETIKKRKYYLDLVHSFSAKMYMKSNIVLDEIPENFFFVPKSEMPDSTDLGLVYLSESVSRYHFEKPDNMKEEMIASKVAGEKTGYSFNRADMIMLNLYKNLINVGISERAFISPIANNAMFYYDYKLIETFTDNEDLINKIQVIPKRKHDNIFSGFIYIVDKIWNIHSIDLMINRQSQIDFTDSIYIRQVHVPVNDSIRMPLSLHIVMYFKVFGFKANTNFIGFFSEYDVNKTFPEKFFNNEVFKLTKESTKRDSVYWEDSRQSVLTDEEIKNYHKGDSILELKESQAYKDSVNKKNNIFHIKDVLWGGGYTYRNQFKHTSYSLNPLLKSMFNYNVVEGLNIDINQRFSKNFDNRNNFSFILSTKYSFTNRNLYFQPRITYSFDQIHSQYLRLEGGINSFQYNESNPISSIINTYYTVLLKENYAKYFEKKFLKLTFGREIMNGLDVASSIEYAKRSPLVNNSDFTVFKFPDKEFTSNNPLDPLDNSPAFISNKALIWTIDFTIKFGQEFATYPDHKQRYGSKYPIIKMVYKKGINTSFSESDFDQWYFRLNDKISLKNFGVSDYTVELGGFFNTSHMYFTDYKHFNGNRTIFIPVEGTTEISIGGGSNSNSENKSILYQSLNYYSNSTKGNYIAINYAHHFNGWIINKIPFLRRSKIQALAGINFLYTEEKKEYTELYLGFEHIFKMMRIDFVSKYYKGQKLIPEVRIGVGF; the protein is encoded by the coding sequence ATGCGAAAATTTCATTTTTTTCTTAAGACACTCACCTTCATAGTATTGATATTGATACAAAACATTGAATTATCAGCTCAAACATCAAATAATAATCTTAAATTTATTTCCGGACAGGTGCTGGATCAAGAAAATGAGCCCTTGCCTTTTGTCAATATTTATGTTGAAGGCAGCACACATGGAGTAACCTCAAATCTGGAAGGGTATTTTACCCTGGGTATTGATAATAATGTGAGTTGCAACTTAGTATTTCGGTATGTCGGGTTTAAAAAACAGACCATTATAATTCCTATAGGCAAGAACCCATCACCATTAAAAGTTGTCCTTAGTGTTGAGAATGTTCAATTGAGTGAATTCGTTATTTCTGCAAATCGGGAAGATCCGGCATATCCGATTATTCGTGAGACCATTAAAAAACGTAAATATTATTTGGATCTTGTACATTCATTTTCTGCAAAAATGTACATGAAAAGCAATATCGTACTTGATGAAATACCGGAAAATTTTTTTTTCGTGCCCAAGAGTGAAATGCCCGATTCTACTGATCTGGGATTGGTTTACTTGTCTGAATCCGTTAGTAGGTACCATTTTGAAAAACCCGATAATATGAAAGAAGAGATGATTGCCTCTAAAGTAGCCGGTGAAAAGACAGGCTATAGCTTTAACAGAGCAGATATGATCATGCTTAACTTATATAAAAACCTTATAAATGTTGGGATCTCTGAACGTGCCTTTATTTCTCCAATAGCGAATAATGCCATGTTTTATTATGATTACAAACTCATTGAAACTTTTACTGATAATGAGGATTTGATTAATAAAATTCAGGTTATCCCGAAGCGCAAGCATGATAATATTTTTAGTGGTTTTATCTATATCGTTGATAAGATCTGGAATATTCACAGTATTGACCTCATGATAAATCGTCAATCGCAAATCGATTTTACTGATAGTATTTACATTCGTCAGGTACATGTGCCGGTTAATGATTCGATCAGAATGCCATTGTCTTTGCATATCGTGATGTATTTTAAAGTATTCGGGTTTAAGGCAAATACAAACTTTATTGGGTTCTTCTCAGAGTATGATGTCAATAAAACTTTCCCCGAAAAGTTCTTTAATAATGAGGTTTTTAAACTTACGAAAGAGAGTACCAAAAGAGATTCAGTTTATTGGGAAGATAGCAGACAGTCGGTTCTCACCGATGAAGAAATAAAAAATTATCATAAAGGCGATAGTATTTTGGAGTTGAAAGAATCACAGGCATATAAGGATTCTGTTAACAAAAAGAATAATATATTTCATATCAAGGATGTATTATGGGGTGGAGGTTACACGTATCGGAATCAGTTCAAACATACTTCATATTCTTTGAATCCCTTATTAAAATCTATGTTCAATTATAATGTGGTTGAAGGATTAAATATCGATATAAATCAACGTTTTTCAAAAAACTTTGATAATAGGAATAATTTCTCATTTATTCTGTCCACGAAATACAGTTTTACAAACCGGAATCTTTATTTTCAACCTCGAATTACCTATTCTTTTGATCAAATACACAGCCAGTATCTCCGATTAGAAGGAGGTATAAATAGCTTTCAGTATAATGAAAGTAATCCCATCAGTTCTATCATAAATACCTACTATACGGTTTTGTTAAAAGAAAATTACGCCAAATATTTTGAGAAAAAATTCCTGAAATTAACATTTGGCAGGGAAATTATGAATGGCCTGGATGTGGCAAGCTCCATCGAATATGCGAAAAGATCACCGCTTGTAAACAATTCAGATTTTACAGTGTTTAAGTTTCCGGATAAGGAATTTACTTCCAATAATCCTTTAGACCCTCTCGATAATAGCCCTGCCTTTATCAGTAATAAGGCACTTATCTGGACAATCGATTTTACTATCAAATTTGGACAGGAATTTGCTACCTATCCCGATCATAAACAGCGTTATGGGAGTAAATATCCAATAATCAAAATGGTTTACAAGAAAGGAATAAACACTTCTTTTTCCGAATCTGATTTTGACCAATGGTATTTCAGGTTAAACGATAAAATAAGCTTGAAAAATTTTGGGGTTTCGGATTATACGGTTGAGTTAGGAGGGTTTTTCAATACATCTCATATGTATTTTACGGATTATAAACATTTTAACGGAAATCGAACCATCTTTATCCCGGTTGAAGGAACGACTGAAATTTCTATCGGAGGTGGAAGTAATTCTAATTCAGAAAATAAATCGATACTTTACCAATCCCTAAATTATTATTCAAATAGTACGAAGGGTAATTATATAGCCATTAATTATGCGCACCATTTCAATGGTTGGATCATCAATAAAATACCATTCTTACGAAGATCTAAAATTCAGGCTTTAGCCGGGATTAATTTCTTGTACACTGAAGAAAAAAAGGAATATACAGAGCTCTATCTGGGTTTTGAACACATATTTAAAATGATGCGGATCGACTTTGTAAGCAAGTATTACAAAGGCCAGAAGTTAATCCCTGAAGTACGAATCGGGGTTGGTTTCTGA
- a CDS encoding SGNH/GDSL hydrolase family protein, producing MSCNLNHQSKNTKSEPIKYLALGDSYTIGESVLESERWPVQLVNNLKAKNIDAEVNILAKTGWTTDELLKAIKDSTLTESYDLVSLLIGVNNQYRGRSVENFKEEFRVLLNTALAFAGNDPTKVFVVSIPDWGVTPFAMERDKDQIAGEIDHFNQICEDVCLKNKVLFIDITDISRNVYADEMLVAADGLHPSGKMYAQWVDRIFPYISEIIDN from the coding sequence ATGTCCTGCAATTTAAATCATCAATCAAAAAACACGAAATCCGAACCCATAAAATATCTGGCTTTGGGAGATAGTTACACAATTGGAGAAAGTGTTTTGGAATCAGAGCGTTGGCCTGTTCAATTAGTAAATAATTTGAAAGCCAAGAATATTGATGCAGAGGTTAACATATTGGCTAAAACAGGTTGGACAACTGACGAATTATTAAAGGCTATTAAAGATTCTACTCTTACTGAAAGCTATGATCTGGTAAGCCTTCTTATTGGTGTAAATAACCAATATCGTGGTCGTTCAGTTGAAAATTTTAAGGAAGAGTTTAGGGTTCTGTTGAATACGGCCCTTGCTTTTGCAGGGAACGATCCGACGAAAGTTTTCGTAGTTTCTATTCCCGATTGGGGAGTAACTCCATTTGCCATGGAGCGAGATAAGGATCAAATTGCCGGTGAAATTGACCATTTCAATCAGATATGTGAAGATGTGTGTTTGAAAAACAAGGTACTTTTTATTGATATTACCGATATCTCCCGAAATGTTTATGCTGATGAAATGCTGGTTGCAGCAGATGGTTTGCATCCATCAGGTAAAATGTATGCTCAATGGGTTGATCGAATCTTTCCTTACATTAGTGAAATAATTGATAACTAA
- a CDS encoding PQQ-binding-like beta-propeller repeat protein — protein MFRFRFSASIVFVFFLSQTLYGQVSIDKQWPSFRGLNASGIFDDANLPLRWNGNENENIKWKTSIPGLGHSCPIIWDDFLFVTTAISGNENEFLKVGLYGDIDPLEDSTIHQFRVYCLDKNSGKIIWDRLAHEGVPRTKRHPKASHANPTPATNGKYLVAFFGSDGLYCYDFRGNLIWSKDLGKLNAGPYTDPDVEWGFASSPIIYNGRVIVQCDFLGESFLASFEVDTGKEVWRIMRDEISTWSSPTIIEVEGKAHIIVNGYKHIGAYNFETGKEIWRMQGGGDAPVPTPVFKHNLIFINSAHGKMSPIYAINPDAKGDITLGEEETTNNYIVWSIKRGGAYMTSPLVYGDYLYNLVNNGLLSCFNARTGELMYKEPLKPGGGISASGIASDGKLFFTSELGDVFVIEAGPVYKLISQNSLGDICMSTPAISNSTLYFRTQHYVMTVAEK, from the coding sequence ATGTTCAGATTTCGTTTTTCAGCATCCATAGTATTTGTCTTTTTTCTCTCCCAAACACTTTATGGTCAGGTATCGATTGATAAACAATGGCCATCATTCAGAGGTTTAAATGCAAGCGGGATTTTTGATGATGCTAATCTTCCTTTAAGATGGAATGGAAATGAGAATGAAAACATAAAATGGAAAACTTCAATCCCCGGACTGGGCCATTCATGCCCTATCATTTGGGATGACTTTCTGTTTGTAACCACTGCCATTAGTGGTAATGAAAATGAGTTTTTAAAAGTTGGATTGTACGGGGATATTGACCCACTCGAAGATAGTACGATTCATCAATTCAGGGTTTATTGCCTGGATAAAAATAGCGGCAAAATTATTTGGGATCGTCTTGCTCATGAAGGAGTTCCAAGAACAAAACGACATCCCAAAGCCTCACATGCTAATCCAACTCCGGCTACAAATGGAAAATATTTAGTTGCCTTTTTTGGTTCAGATGGTTTGTATTGCTATGATTTTAGGGGTAATCTTATATGGTCAAAAGATTTAGGGAAGTTAAATGCAGGTCCTTACACCGATCCGGATGTAGAATGGGGATTTGCCAGCTCGCCAATAATTTATAATGGACGGGTAATTGTTCAATGTGATTTCTTGGGTGAATCGTTTTTAGCTTCCTTCGAAGTTGACACGGGCAAAGAGGTTTGGAGGATAATGCGGGATGAAATTTCAACCTGGAGCTCGCCAACAATCATTGAAGTTGAAGGAAAAGCCCATATTATTGTGAATGGGTATAAGCATATCGGAGCTTATAATTTTGAAACGGGTAAAGAAATTTGGCGGATGCAGGGAGGTGGCGATGCACCGGTTCCTACACCTGTTTTCAAACATAATTTAATTTTTATCAATAGCGCCCATGGAAAAATGTCGCCAATATACGCGATTAATCCTGATGCCAAAGGGGATATCACTTTGGGTGAAGAAGAAACAACAAATAATTATATCGTTTGGAGCATCAAAAGGGGTGGAGCATACATGACAAGCCCGCTGGTGTATGGAGACTATCTTTATAATTTGGTCAATAATGGCCTTTTAAGCTGTTTTAACGCACGAACAGGTGAATTAATGTACAAAGAGCCTTTGAAACCAGGTGGAGGAATCTCAGCCTCTGGAATCGCTTCTGACGGAAAATTATTTTTTACCTCTGAGTTAGGAGATGTTTTTGTTATTGAAGCGGGACCGGTTTATAAGTTGATCTCTCAAAATTCTTTGGGGGATATTTGTATGTCAACTCCTGCAATTTCAAATAGTACATTGTATTTTCGTACTCAACATTACGTGATGACAGTGGCTGAAAAATAG
- a CDS encoding PQQ-binding-like beta-propeller repeat protein produces the protein MLKSRLLLALMFVSLIACKSEIKKESLSLMNQWPSFRGYQASGVMDNSNIPSVWNVEENENVAWKTPIPGLAHSSPIIWNDKIFITTAISSSEMEILKVGLYGDGDSAQDTTSHQFKVYCLDKNSGDILWDRIAHEGVPKTKRHTKATQANCTPVTNGKYLVAFFASEGLFCYNMDGDLIWNKDLGKLQTGPIRDISLDWGFASSPVIYDNTVVVQCDHSGDSFLATFNIETGEEIWRMPREEFSTWCSPTVIEVNGKPQIIVNGYNHIGSYDFLTGKEIWWMHGGGDNPVPTPIFRNGLIYINSAHGPMSPIYAIRPEAKGNITLNDGETSNEFIIWSILKGGAYMTTNLAYGNYIYNILNNGLLSCYDAFTGEMIYKEPLKPGGGVSASGVASDGRLFFTSELGDVFVVKAGPVFEILAKNPMGEICMATPAIVKDGIYIRTQHHMVKIAQK, from the coding sequence ATGTTAAAATCACGTCTTCTATTAGCTTTAATGTTTGTATCGTTGATTGCCTGTAAATCAGAAATTAAGAAAGAAAGTTTAAGCCTTATGAACCAATGGCCAAGTTTTAGAGGATATCAGGCCAGCGGTGTAATGGATAATTCTAATATTCCATCTGTTTGGAATGTAGAAGAAAACGAAAATGTAGCCTGGAAAACTCCGATTCCAGGCTTAGCTCATTCAAGCCCAATAATTTGGAATGATAAAATTTTTATTACCACAGCTATTAGTAGTAGTGAAATGGAAATTTTGAAAGTTGGACTTTACGGTGATGGTGATTCTGCTCAGGATACTACCAGCCATCAGTTTAAGGTTTATTGCCTTGATAAAAACAGTGGAGATATTCTTTGGGATCGAATTGCACATGAAGGGGTGCCAAAAACAAAACGCCATACCAAAGCCACTCAAGCGAACTGCACCCCGGTAACTAATGGGAAATATTTGGTTGCTTTTTTTGCTTCAGAAGGATTGTTTTGTTATAACATGGATGGTGATTTGATTTGGAACAAAGATCTAGGGAAGTTGCAAACTGGGCCAATAAGAGATATCAGTCTGGATTGGGGTTTTGCAAGTTCTCCAGTAATTTATGATAATACGGTTGTTGTTCAATGTGATCATTCGGGAGATTCATTTTTAGCAACATTCAATATTGAAACTGGTGAAGAAATTTGGAGAATGCCCCGCGAAGAATTTTCTACTTGGTGTTCCCCAACTGTAATTGAGGTCAATGGAAAACCACAAATTATTGTGAATGGGTATAACCATATTGGATCTTATGATTTTCTAACAGGAAAAGAAATTTGGTGGATGCATGGAGGTGGAGATAATCCTGTTCCGACTCCTATTTTCAGAAATGGTTTAATTTATATTAATAGCGCGCATGGTCCTATGTCACCCATTTATGCCATCCGACCAGAAGCAAAAGGTAATATCACTTTAAATGATGGGGAAACAAGTAATGAGTTCATAATTTGGAGTATATTAAAAGGAGGAGCGTATATGACGACCAATCTTGCTTATGGGAATTATATTTATAATATTTTAAATAATGGACTTCTAAGTTGTTACGACGCTTTTACAGGAGAAATGATTTATAAAGAGCCTTTAAAGCCTGGAGGAGGAGTCTCTGCTTCAGGAGTTGCCTCAGATGGGAGGTTGTTTTTTACTTCCGAATTAGGTGATGTGTTTGTAGTTAAAGCTGGCCCCGTATTTGAAATTTTGGCTAAAAACCCGATGGGAGAGATTTGTATGGCAACCCCTGCAATAGTAAAGGATGGAATTTATATTCGTACCCAACATCATATGGTAAAAATTGCTCAGAAGTAG